A single window of Aquarana catesbeiana isolate 2022-GZ linkage group LG10, ASM4218655v1, whole genome shotgun sequence DNA harbors:
- the LOC141109946 gene encoding phospholipase A2 inhibitor NAI-like: MSSFLHIIGVLLALAASGCSLLCTQCISRSKSCVGSNVSCPSDSLCGVAYSETGYGCDTTNLYVISCLPQDECGLSGSATFPSGVTLRMGTSCCSTSLCIPKFPSLPWYNSMSNNGLTCQSCKSADSTWCSTSDTIQCTGHENMCLLHTTTMSGMMSTSTTFRGCATKSLCNLSSHSYSTEEVSAEMKFICTSGSSGLRKGFNLPAVICLFLLNLFI; this comes from the exons ATGTCATCATTCTTACATATTATTGGTGTGCTCTTGGCTTTGGCAGCATCTG GCTGCTCTCTCTTATGCACTCAGTGTATATCTCGATCAAAGTCGTGTGTCGGTTCCAATGTAAGTTGTCCTTCTGACTCTCTTTGTGGAGTTGCATACTCAGAAACCGGTTATg GCTGCGATACTACAAACCTCTATGTGATCTCATGTTTGCCTCAGGACGAGTGTGGTTTGAGTGGAAGTGCCACCTTTCCATCCGGGGTGACATTGAGGATGGGTACTTCATGTTGTTCTACCAGTCTTTGCATACCAAAGTTTCCTTCCT tgCCATGGTACAATTCAATGTCCAACAATGGGTTGACGTGCCAATCTTGCAAGTCAGCTGACTCCACCTGGTGTTCCACTTCAGATACCATACAATGCACCGGCCATGAGAACATGTGCCTTCTGCATACTACAACAATGTCAG gaatgatGTCAACGTCAACAACATTTCGTGGTTGTGCCACAAAAAGCCTCTGCAACCTCAGCAGCCATTCTTATAGCACCGAAGAAGTGTCAGCAGAAATGAAGTTTATCTGCACCAGTGGAAGCTCGGGTCTCCGAAAAGGCTTCAACCTTCCTGCTGTGATCTGTCTTTTCTTGCTGAATTTATTCATCTAA
- the LOC141109947 gene encoding phospholipase A2 inhibitor NAI-like, protein MSPLVHILGVFLALVASGYSLSCTHCVSSSDSCTGTSMPCPSGSVCGAQYTETWALGAPTSKEYMMSCIPQNKCNIKGSFTQPKNVRVKMGISCCTSDRCTPSLPSLPRDSSGSNGLTCRSCMSTDSTSCYTSDTIQCTGDENMCLLQTTKISGKAKGSKAIRGCATKSICDSGSLSSSSQGVKTDIKYICTSGSAGLQNGFYLPAMICIFFSKLLF, encoded by the exons GATACTCGCTCTCTTGTACACACTGTGTTTCTTCATCAGACTCATGTACCGGCACCAGTATGCCTTGTCCTTCTGGCTCTGTGTGTGGAGCCCAATATACAGAAACCTGGGCTTTGG GTGCCCCCACTTCAAAAGAATACATGATGTCATGTATACCACAGAACAAGTGTAACATTAAAGGAAGTTTCACCCAACCTAAAAATGTAAGAGTGAAGATGGGTATATCATGTTGTACAAGTGATCGATGCACCCCATCTCTTCCTTCCC TGCCAAGGGACAGCTCAGGATCCAATGGATTGACGTGCCGATCCTGCATGTCTACTGACTCCACCTCGTGTTACACTTCAGATACGATCCAGTGTACGGGGGATGAGAACATGTGTCTTCTCCAGACCACAAAAATATCAG gaaaaGCAAAGGGATCAAAAGCAATACGTGGTTGTGCCACAAAAAGCATCTGCGATTCTGGCAGTCTATCTAGTAGTTCCCAAGGAGTAAAGACAGACATTAAATATATCTGCACTAGTGGAAGCGCTGGTCTCCAAAACGGCTTCTACCTCCCAGCTATGATTTGTATTTTCTTTTCGAAGTTATTATTCTGA